Proteins encoded together in one Amblyomma americanum isolate KBUSLIRL-KWMA chromosome 1, ASM5285725v1, whole genome shotgun sequence window:
- the LOC144134882 gene encoding uncharacterized protein LOC144134882, which yields MAPHVCNPMCLICGGPHLTSSRECTAKFIKLPQPGPRTPSKGANSGATRGGRQQNNQKTPRRGVMPPPGKTATVTPPPGAAEFPALGASPGGAACNQPKRGLGGGPARLSRPEEPKGLGSTDAGGVACQWGPGIGAPPSTVRGKGQ from the exons atggccccccacgtctgcaaccctatgtgcttaatctgcgggggcccgcacctcaccagctcccgcgaatgcaccgccaaattcatcaagctgccgcagccagggcCCAGGACGCCATCCAAGGGAGCCAATTCCGGCGCTACACGGGGAGGGCGGCAGCAAAACAACCAGAAGACGCCACGACGTGGCGTGATGCCTCCCCCAGGCAAGACAGCAACGGTAACGCCACCACCCGGAGCAGCGGAGTTCCCAGCTCTCGGCGCTTCACCTGGCGGAGCCGCCTGCAACCAacccaag agaggactgggaggcggccctgctcggctgtcaagacctgaagagccaaaaggccttggttcaacggacgcgggcggcgttgcttgccaatggggccccggaataggggctccacctagtactgtgaggggaaagggccaatag